The following coding sequences lie in one Acidimicrobiales bacterium genomic window:
- a CDS encoding N-acetyltransferase family protein — translation SIYVDSDARQLGIGSRLLEELLVVATLSGFHAVIARIGGGNDASIALHEKHGFTTVGIEREVGRKFGRWQDVVVMQTILSGDSPD, via the coding sequence TCAATTTATGTTGACTCTGATGCGCGACAATTAGGAATTGGAAGTCGGCTGTTAGAGGAATTACTTGTAGTTGCGACTCTTAGCGGTTTTCACGCCGTAATAGCGCGTATAGGGGGAGGGAATGATGCGAGTATCGCTCTTCACGAAAAACATGGTTTCACTACAGTTGGTATTGAAAGAGAAGTTGGAAGAAAGTTTGGTCGGTGGCAAGACGTCGTAGTTATGCAAACCATCTTGTCCGGAG